From the Streptomyces nodosus genome, the window TGGGCCGACCGGTTCGCGGTGCTCCTCGCCGACCTGCGGCCCGAGGGCGACTTCGGCTACACCAATCTCGCCGTGCGCGGCAAGCTGCTCGACCAGATCGTCGCGGACCAGGTCCCGAGGGCCGTGGAGCTCGCCCCGGACCTGGTCTCGTTCTGTGCGGGCGGCAATGACATCATCCGGCCCGGCATCGACCCCGACGAGGTCGCCGAGCGTTTCGAGCGCGCCGTCGCGGCCCTCGCCTCCGCCGCTGGCACGGTGATGGTGACGACCGGCTTCGACACCCGCGGGGTACCGGTCCTCAAGCATCTGCGCGGCAAGATCGCCACCTACAACGGACATGTCCGGGCGATCGCCGACCGGTACGGCTGCCCGGTCCTCGACCTGTGGTCGCTGAAGACCGTCCAGGACCGGCGGGCCTGGGACGCCGACCGGCTCCACCTCTCGCCCGAGGGGCACACCCGGGTCGCCCTGCGGGCAGGTCATGTGCTCGGCATCGAGGTACCGGCCGACCCCGACCAGCCGTGGCCGCCGCTGCCGCCGCGCGGCGCCCTCGAGGAGCGGCGGGACGACATCCACTGGGCGCGCGAGCATCTGGTGCCGTGGATCGGGCGCCGGCTGCGCGGCGAGTCCTCCGGCGACCACGCCGTGGCGAAGGGCACCGTGTCGCCGCAGGACATCAGGTCCCGGATCGCGCAAGGCGCCTGAGCGCCGCCGTGCCCGTGGGGCATTTCCCCACAGAAGTGGTTGCGTCGAAGTGTTTCCGTAGGGCCGTCATGCGTCTGGATTTCGTGGTCAGGGGCGCACATGCCGGACAGTGCGATGGAAGCCCGTATTGCATGCCTTTGGCGTCACTCAGGGTGCCGATCCGGTCGCCGGTAACTCGTGTCATCCGTATTGCGGCTGCGGAGGGAAGGGCCTAAACCTCACTGACCGGGAAAAAGCTCCACAGATCCTGTTCCACACCTGGCGTGACAGCTTCCTGCAAGTGCCGTGGTCCTCGAAGGAATCGCGTGTTAAAGTCCCTTGACTTAATAGGCTGTTAATTGCGAGGCGATTATGCACGAACGCGAATTGCGCGCTTTTGTCGCGATTGCCGAAATAGGCCGAATGGACCTTGCGGCCAAGCAGCTCGGATATTCGCAACCCGCTATTAGTTATCAGATCATATGCCTTGAGCGGTCTCTGGGCATCAAGCTGTTCACTCGAAATTCGGGGGGCACCACTCTGACTCGTGAAGGGCAGATGATTTTGTCCTCGGCACGCGCGACGTTGATGCTGATAGACAATATCAAGAGAGAATGTCTGGAATTCAGCAGAGTGCCCGTGGCCGTCACGGCCGTGTAGCCGGGCCCCGATCCGGATCCGCGTGACCGCCTGGATCCCGGAGTGCCGACTCGACCGCTGCCCCGGTCGGTCGGTCACCGCTGCCGTCCCGCCGACACGTCGGCGTGTCCGGCGTCCTCTCACCGCCCGCCGGCACCTGCGCGGCGACGGACGCACGGTCTCCCGGAGCGGGCATCAGGTGATGTCGTCCATGCTTATACAAAGGGAGAACAGTGGCGCAGGGGGAGAAGGAAATCGTCGTGGTGAGCGCGGCCTCGGCCGTGCGGGACCGCGGCACCGTGGTGATATCGGGGTTGGCGAGCGACGCACACACCTGGAACCTGGTCTACCTTCAGCTGCTCATCGAGGAACTCGGCTACGACGTGGTCAACCTCGGGCCCTGTGTGCCGGATGATGTGCTGGTCGACGAATGCCGCCGGATCGATCCGGTGCTGCTCGTCATCGGCAGTGTCAACGGGCACGGCTGCACCGACGGCCTGCGGGTGGTGGCGCGGCTGCGCGCCTGCCCGGAGCTGGCCGCCACTCCGATGGTGATCGGAGGCAAGCTCACGGTGTCCGACGAGAACGTGGAGCGTCACGCCCGGGCACTGGCGGAGGCGGGCTTCGACGCGGTCTTCCCCGACCAGTCGTCGGACCCGGCCGACTTCACGGCGTTCATCGCCTCGCTCCCGGCCGCCTCGCTCTCCGACGCTTCGCTCTCTGCCGCCTCGCTTCCTGCCACTTCGCTTCCTGCCACTTCGCTTCCGGCCGCTCCGCTTCCGGCCCTGAGTGCCGGGAGACCCGAGTGAGCGCCCTGGTGCCGGACGGGCCCATGCCCGCGCAGCCGGGATTCGGCGCGTTCGTCCGTGCGCGGGCGAACGCCGGTGCCCTTGTGGTGCAGCCGCGGATGGGCTTCGGCGATCCGGAGCGGATGAGGGAGGGGCTGGCGGCCACCAAGGCGGCGCGGGGGCACACCGTCGGCACACTGACCCTGGACAGCTACACCAGGGTGGGGGATCTGGCCGCGGCCGAGCACGCACTGCGTGAGGACGTGCCGCTCAACGGCTACCCGATCGTCAGCCACAGCGACGCCACGACCCGGGCGATGCTGGCCGGTGTCAGGGACGCCGGCTTCCCCGTGCAGGTACGGCACGGATCGGCGCTGCCCCAGCACATCTTCCGCAAACTGATCGCCCTCGGCCTGGACGCGACCGAGGGCGGGCCCGTGTCCTACTGCCTGCCCTACGGACGCACCCCGCTGGCCGCATCGGTCGAGGCCTGGCGGCAGTGCACCGAAATCTTCTCCCAGCTGCGCGGCCAGGACGCCGAACCACATCTGGAGACCTTCGGCGGCTGCATGATGGGCCAGTTGTGCCCACCCAGCCAGCTGGTGGCACTGAGCGTGCTGGAGGCATTCTTCTTCCGTGCGTACGGGTGCCGCAGCATCTCGGTGAGCTACGCCCAGCAGACCCATGCCGGCCAGGACGCCGAGGCGGTGTTCGCGCTGCGCCGACTGTGCGATGCGCTGCTGCCCGATGTGGACTGGCATGTGGTCATCTATGCCTATATGGGGGTGTATCCGGTCACCGATGCCGGGGCGTACCGGCTGCTGGGTCAGGCCGCCGAGCTGGCCGTGCGGACCGGCTCCGAGCGGCTGATCGTCAAGACGGTCGCCGAGTCACGGCGGATCCCCACCGTCGCGGAGAACGTGGCGGCCCTGGAGTTCGCGGCCCGAGCCGCCGAGGCGACCCGTGCGGCGCCCGATCCGGGCACGGACACCCAGACATACGCCGAAGCGCTGGCGCTGGTCGAAGGGGTGCTGAACCTGCACCCGGATCCGGCTCGCGCTCTGCTGCTGGCGTTCGAACGCGGCTATCTGGACATCCCGTACTGCGTGCATCCGGACAACCGGGGCCGCACCCGCAGCCGGCTCGACGGGGAGGGCAGGCTGTGCTGGGCTCAGACCGGCGCGCTGCCGCTGTCGCATCTGGTGCCGAACGGCCAGGGCCGCGCGGTGAGCGCGGCGGGTCTGCTGGCGGACCTCTCCTATATGAGGGACAAGGCCGACCGGGAGGCGATCCAGCA encodes:
- a CDS encoding SGNH/GDSL hydrolase family protein; this translates as MIGSYVAVGDSFTEGVGDPGPDGRFVGWADRFAVLLADLRPEGDFGYTNLAVRGKLLDQIVADQVPRAVELAPDLVSFCAGGNDIIRPGIDPDEVAERFERAVAALASAAGTVMVTTGFDTRGVPVLKHLRGKIATYNGHVRAIADRYGCPVLDLWSLKTVQDRRAWDADRLHLSPEGHTRVALRAGHVLGIEVPADPDQPWPPLPPRGALEERRDDIHWAREHLVPWIGRRLRGESSGDHAVAKGTVSPQDIRSRIAQGA
- a CDS encoding LysR family transcriptional regulator, which translates into the protein MHERELRAFVAIAEIGRMDLAAKQLGYSQPAISYQIICLERSLGIKLFTRNSGGTTLTREGQMILSSARATLMLIDNIKRECLEFSRVPVAVTAV
- a CDS encoding cobalamin B12-binding domain-containing protein — its product is MAQGEKEIVVVSAASAVRDRGTVVISGLASDAHTWNLVYLQLLIEELGYDVVNLGPCVPDDVLVDECRRIDPVLLVIGSVNGHGCTDGLRVVARLRACPELAATPMVIGGKLTVSDENVERHARALAEAGFDAVFPDQSSDPADFTAFIASLPAASLSDASLSAASLPATSLPATSLPAAPLPALSAGRPE
- a CDS encoding methylaspartate mutase, which codes for MPAQPGFGAFVRARANAGALVVQPRMGFGDPERMREGLAATKAARGHTVGTLTLDSYTRVGDLAAAEHALREDVPLNGYPIVSHSDATTRAMLAGVRDAGFPVQVRHGSALPQHIFRKLIALGLDATEGGPVSYCLPYGRTPLAASVEAWRQCTEIFSQLRGQDAEPHLETFGGCMMGQLCPPSQLVALSVLEAFFFRAYGCRSISVSYAQQTHAGQDAEAVFALRRLCDALLPDVDWHVVIYAYMGVYPVTDAGAYRLLGQAAELAVRTGSERLIVKTVAESRRIPTVAENVAALEFAARAAEATRAAPDPGTDTQTYAEALALVEGVLNLHPDPARALLLAFERGYLDIPYCVHPDNRGRTRSRLDGEGRLCWAQTGALPLSHLVPNGQGRAVSAAGLLADLSYMRDKADREAIQHRAPAAVAASDLR